A genomic window from Sulfurimonas paralvinellae includes:
- a CDS encoding CDP-alcohol phosphatidyltransferase family protein: MKFLWTPSSHFNLANMFTFVNITAGLMATYFITQNNFTLAIVLAWVGGAFDIFDGKIARKYKLSNEFGVQLDSFADFLSFVLVPVFLIFQASYAPALHGFSLILAAVASIYYVISGLRRLIQFNINADAGEVENYFTGVPTPLGAILLWLVYLLNAYDLLPAYGVMFCMLIIGWSLNSTIKVRHP, from the coding sequence ATGAAATTTTTATGGACACCCTCTTCACACTTCAATCTGGCAAATATGTTTACTTTTGTAAATATCACAGCCGGCTTGATGGCTACCTATTTCATCACTCAAAACAACTTTACTTTGGCGATTGTACTTGCATGGGTAGGCGGTGCTTTTGATATCTTCGATGGTAAAATCGCTAGAAAATACAAACTCTCAAACGAATTTGGAGTACAACTAGACAGCTTTGCAGATTTTTTAAGTTTTGTACTTGTTCCTGTCTTTTTAATTTTTCAGGCTTCCTATGCTCCGGCATTGCATGGGTTTTCCCTTATACTTGCCGCTGTCGCTTCTATCTATTATGTTATCTCCGGTCTTCGTCGTCTTATTCAATTTAATATCAATGCAGATGCTGGAGAAGTTGAAAACTATTTTACAGGTGTACCGACACCGCTAGGTGCCATTCTTTTGTGGCTCGTCTATCTTTTAAATGCCTATGACCTGCTTCCTGCTTATGGTGTCATGTTTTGTATGCTTATTATTGGATGGAGTTTGAACTCTACTATTAAAGTTCGCCATCCATAA
- the feoB gene encoding ferrous iron transport protein B, with the protein MNGVEHDKKACPIIANHVKVALVGQPNVGKSMLINSVSNAHLHVGNFSGVTVDKTEVLFDYKNYHFTVVDLPGTYAFTDYTIEERVTHDYLCAEDYDIIINVVDSTNLEKNLQLTSELLTMSKKIVIALNMSDEAEKEGIEIDADYMSELLNVPCVKVSAAAKTGIEDLIDTVVETHISEKKEPKLIFSEAVEEEITTIVSYLQKHKFQAVNSYRNIAINLLKNNKKTYEKLHDEPIWTELQPILIEAARHIELHHDTDDIKEAFAEEYASFNRGIVTEVVQYKEEKQVQKTLTEKIDSILIHPLFGIPIFLFFMWGLFQLTFTVGNIPMEWIDGFFVWLGDVVSPTIANDDVRSLIVDGIIGGVGAVVLFTPNIIILFIGIALLETTGYMSRVAFLLDGFFHKFGLHGQSFIPLVTGFGCSIPAYMSARILKNDRDRLLTLFIIGFMSCGARLPVYVLFAGAFFGEAMAGNVLFAIYVSGAILGLIMAKVLKMTAFKGVDEPFVMEMPKYRLPSLKLIWHTVLTQTIMYLKKAGTFIAGAAMLIWFLSNYPHSDALDKVYAAKIEQSVDASQKIALENELAEEQLGQSYLGRVGKLKEPLFAPLGFDWKMNVALQAGLAAKEVVVSTLGVLYSMGGDVTETSESLADNIRKHIPFASAVAFIVVVMTYLPCLAATTVFAKEAGSWKYAVYLFIFTSIVAYVLAFFAYRIALALG; encoded by the coding sequence ATGAATGGCGTAGAACATGATAAAAAAGCCTGCCCGATTATAGCCAACCATGTAAAAGTGGCGCTTGTCGGACAGCCAAATGTGGGTAAGAGTATGCTTATCAACTCCGTCAGCAATGCCCATCTACATGTCGGGAACTTTTCGGGTGTGACCGTTGATAAAACAGAAGTGTTGTTTGACTATAAAAATTATCACTTCACGGTAGTCGACCTTCCGGGAACGTATGCCTTTACAGATTACACGATCGAAGAGCGTGTAACACATGATTATCTTTGTGCCGAGGATTATGACATTATCATCAATGTTGTTGACTCGACCAATCTTGAGAAAAATCTGCAGTTGACATCAGAGCTTCTGACAATGAGCAAAAAGATAGTCATCGCTTTGAATATGAGTGATGAAGCTGAGAAAGAGGGCATTGAGATAGATGCAGATTATATGTCAGAACTGCTAAATGTGCCTTGTGTAAAAGTGTCCGCTGCTGCAAAAACAGGCATAGAAGATTTGATAGATACAGTGGTAGAGACACATATCAGCGAGAAAAAAGAGCCCAAGCTTATCTTTAGTGAGGCGGTGGAAGAAGAGATAACGACGATTGTCTCATACTTGCAAAAACATAAATTTCAGGCAGTTAACTCTTATAGAAACATAGCGATCAACCTGCTTAAAAACAACAAAAAAACCTATGAAAAGCTTCATGATGAGCCTATCTGGACAGAACTGCAGCCTATTTTAATAGAAGCAGCACGACATATAGAACTGCACCATGACACTGATGACATTAAAGAGGCTTTTGCTGAAGAGTATGCTTCTTTTAACAGGGGTATCGTTACAGAGGTCGTGCAGTATAAAGAGGAGAAGCAGGTTCAAAAAACGCTGACAGAAAAAATAGACTCTATCTTAATCCATCCGCTTTTTGGTATACCTATATTCTTGTTCTTTATGTGGGGCCTTTTTCAGCTTACCTTTACTGTAGGAAACATACCTATGGAGTGGATTGACGGCTTCTTTGTCTGGCTGGGTGATGTCGTCTCGCCAACGATTGCCAATGATGATGTTCGTTCTCTTATAGTTGATGGAATTATCGGCGGTGTCGGTGCAGTTGTGCTTTTCACGCCAAATATCATCATCTTGTTTATTGGTATAGCACTTCTTGAAACAACAGGATACATGAGCCGTGTCGCCTTTTTGCTTGATGGATTTTTCCATAAATTTGGTCTGCATGGACAGAGTTTCATTCCTCTCGTTACCGGTTTTGGTTGTTCTATTCCTGCATATATGTCGGCGAGAATTCTTAAAAATGACAGAGACAGGCTCTTGACACTTTTTATCATCGGGTTTATGTCCTGTGGTGCAAGACTTCCTGTCTATGTACTCTTTGCAGGAGCATTTTTTGGAGAAGCGATGGCGGGAAATGTTCTGTTTGCTATCTATGTAAGTGGTGCTATTCTTGGTCTTATTATGGCAAAAGTACTGAAAATGACCGCTTTTAAAGGTGTGGATGAACCATTTGTTATGGAGATGCCGAAGTATCGTCTTCCGTCACTCAAGCTTATTTGGCATACAGTGCTCACGCAGACAATTATGTACCTTAAAAAAGCGGGTACGTTCATTGCCGGTGCAGCGATGCTGATTTGGTTTTTAAGTAACTATCCACACAGTGATGCACTGGATAAAGTCTATGCAGCGAAGATAGAACAGAGTGTTGATGCTTCACAGAAGATAGCGCTTGAGAACGAACTTGCTGAAGAGCAGCTGGGACAGAGTTATCTGGGACGAGTTGGAAAGCTGAAAGAGCCGCTGTTTGCGCCGCTTGGATTTGACTGGAAGATGAATGTTGCTCTGCAGGCAGGACTTGCAGCAAAAGAAGTAGTGGTTTCTACATTAGGTGTTCTTTATTCGATGGGCGGAGATGTTACTGAAACTTCGGAGTCCTTGGCGGATAATATACGTAAACATATCCCGTTTGCTTCGGCAGTTGCCTTCATCGTGGTAGTAATGACCTATCTGCCGTGTCTTGCAGCGACAACAGTTTTCGCAAAAGAGGCGGGAAGCTGGAAGTATGCAGTCTATCTGTTCATTTTTACATCCATTGTAGCGTATGTTTTAGCATTCTTTGCATATAGAATTGCGTTGGCACTTGGATAA
- a CDS encoding response regulator transcription factor: MQKILMIEDDLELAEILTEYLEQFDFKVITEDDPFKAVSILKLEPFDLVILDLTLPGMDGLEVCEAIRERQDIPIIISSARSDVTDKIKALELGADDYLPKPYDPRELEARIHSVLRRYEAKTEAKAENKSDFKCDKSTMTITYKGRNIDLTNAEFGILSYMISKQGLVVSREDLIHNVNAINEDSSNKSIDVMVGRIRNKLGDKSLIESVRGVGYKLLK; this comes from the coding sequence ATGCAAAAAATATTGATGATAGAAGATGATTTGGAACTAGCTGAGATACTCACGGAGTATCTTGAACAGTTTGATTTTAAAGTAATAACCGAAGATGACCCGTTTAAGGCTGTAAGTATCTTGAAATTAGAGCCTTTTGATCTTGTTATTCTGGATTTGACACTTCCCGGCATGGATGGTCTTGAAGTGTGTGAAGCGATTCGGGAACGTCAGGATATTCCCATCATTATATCTTCAGCCCGCTCAGACGTAACTGACAAGATCAAAGCACTTGAACTCGGTGCGGATGATTATCTGCCAAAACCGTATGATCCGCGTGAGCTCGAAGCAAGAATCCATTCTGTACTGCGTCGTTATGAAGCAAAAACGGAAGCCAAAGCAGAGAATAAAAGCGACTTTAAATGTGACAAGTCAACGATGACCATCACCTATAAAGGACGTAATATTGATCTGACAAATGCAGAGTTTGGGATTCTCTCTTATATGATAAGCAAGCAGGGGCTTGTCGTCTCACGTGAGGACCTTATTCATAATGTCAATGCAATCAACGAAGACTCTTCAAATAAAAGCATTGATGTTATGGTTGGAAGAATCAGAAACAAACTTGGAGATAAATCTCTCATAGAATCAGTACGCGGTGTCGGCTACAAACTTTTGAAGTAA
- a CDS encoding ArsS family sensor histidine kinase encodes MKHHAVLITVLVALIVSLVSVSAIFWEFYKLNHEQYINHIFTKYTVITQIYREHQQRQSSEVMLEANLAVYDIEMIKDEKQKRTILTKSKILKREGFKSFNTSLMISEKGMYTKNTVTNLRATMLEYKKAIYFHIETPNGDILIRDNDLKPYSYINILYTYATVFLIISLSFVLVLQKLRPLIRLRKKIALYGKGNMNVSFKTSSEDEIGSVANELDKARRKINNILESRTLFLRNLMHELKTPIAKGTIATQMLESPKQRERFTSIFKRLETLVNEFAMIEEVTSLNDKKDFSEYRLVDIIDGAIDMAMVERESVSVDVPADVKIQANYRLYTTAIKNMIDNAMKYSTDAHITIRINEEGELCFESKGECLKHPLQYYIEPFTKENPSKNSYGLGLYLVDSILKAHGQVLAHEYENGVNRFIFA; translated from the coding sequence ATGAAACATCATGCAGTACTCATAACCGTACTCGTCGCACTTATCGTCTCGCTAGTGAGTGTAAGTGCGATCTTCTGGGAATTTTACAAGCTCAATCATGAGCAGTATATCAACCATATCTTTACAAAATATACGGTCATCACACAGATTTATCGTGAGCATCAGCAGCGTCAAAGTTCAGAAGTCATGCTTGAAGCAAATTTGGCTGTATATGATATTGAGATGATAAAGGACGAAAAGCAAAAGAGGACCATTTTAACCAAAAGCAAGATACTAAAACGTGAAGGATTTAAAAGTTTCAATACTTCATTGATGATCAGTGAAAAGGGAATGTATACGAAAAATACGGTAACAAACCTGCGTGCAACGATGCTGGAGTATAAAAAAGCGATCTATTTTCATATTGAAACACCAAATGGCGATATTCTCATCCGAGACAATGATCTAAAACCATACAGTTACATCAATATTCTTTACACATATGCGACTGTCTTTTTGATTATCTCTTTATCGTTTGTACTGGTTCTGCAGAAACTGCGTCCGCTTATTCGTCTGAGAAAAAAAATCGCTCTTTATGGAAAAGGAAATATGAATGTCTCCTTTAAAACTTCCTCTGAAGATGAGATAGGTTCGGTCGCAAATGAACTTGACAAAGCAAGGCGAAAGATTAACAATATCTTGGAATCCCGCACACTTTTTTTACGAAACCTAATGCATGAACTAAAAACTCCCATAGCAAAAGGAACCATTGCGACACAGATGTTGGAATCGCCCAAACAGCGTGAGCGTTTTACCTCTATCTTTAAAAGGCTTGAGACACTTGTCAACGAGTTTGCGATGATAGAGGAAGTGACAAGCCTGAATGATAAAAAAGACTTTTCCGAGTACAGGCTTGTCGATATTATCGATGGTGCCATTGATATGGCCATGGTTGAGCGGGAGAGCGTTAGTGTAGATGTACCTGCAGATGTGAAAATACAGGCAAATTACAGACTCTATACGACAGCGATAAAAAATATGATAGACAATGCAATGAAATACTCAACTGACGCACATATAACAATTCGCATCAATGAAGAGGGTGAACTCTGTTTTGAGAGTAAAGGGGAGTGTCTAAAGCATCCGCTGCAGTACTATATAGAGCCTTTTACAAAGGAAAATCCATCGAAGAACAGTTATGGACTGGGGCTTTATCTGGTAGATTCTATCCTCAAAGCACATGGACAGGTACTGGCTCATGAGTATGAAAATGGAGTGAATCGTTTTATTTTTGCATAA
- a CDS encoding FeoA family protein, translating to MNNLLNCHKGCRVKVTKISADSTLKQRLISFGVMKGAELKVLEHSPGKKTIEIKVGKMRIALRAEEAKHIEVEEI from the coding sequence ATGAATAATCTATTGAATTGTCACAAAGGGTGCAGAGTCAAAGTGACAAAGATAAGTGCAGACAGCACTCTAAAACAGCGTCTCATATCGTTTGGTGTGATGAAAGGCGCAGAACTCAAAGTGCTTGAACACTCTCCAGGAAAAAAGACCATAGAGATAAAAGTAGGTAAAATGAGAATAGCACTGCGAGCAGAGGAAGCAAAACATATAGAGGTAGAAGAGATATGA